A genome region from Anopheles stephensi strain Indian chromosome 2, UCI_ANSTEP_V1.0, whole genome shotgun sequence includes the following:
- the LOC118507111 gene encoding uncharacterized protein LOC118507111 has product MQLPVVKRFITGWSIYLFAEKAYLHTTCTTAPMRDDAWKKHTKKDTVRALISNDEEHWAENGFKLAGSLASKCSLPPNIQTTVCNASASSTNKHKLTFISLLIAQ; this is encoded by the exons ATGCAACTCCCGGTTGTAAAACGATTCATCACCGGGTGGAGCATTTATTTGTTCGCCGAAAAAGCATATCTTCACACCACTTGTACAACAGCACCAATGCGAGACGATGCGTGGAAGAAACATACGAAAAAAG ATACTGTAAGAGCGCTCATCTCGAACGATgaagagcactgggcagaaaacGGATTCAAACTAGCGGGTTCATTGGCATCGAAATGTAGTTTGCCCCCAAACATCCAAACGACTGTATGTAATGCATCGGCCAGCAgcacaaataaacataaacttACATTTATCTCCTTGTTAATTGCTCAATAA